The stretch of DNA GCACCTGTGAGTCTGTGAGATGTGAGATCGACATAGAGCTAGAAATACAGTTGGCTTGTGAGCATACTATGCAGTCCCCTGCAGATTTATCATACCCTACTTGAAGTGCGTACTTGTGAAAGACAAAATGATGCTTAAGTGACTCATTTAGTACATCTTTTCTGCTTGATGCTTGTAATGCACCTGTGTGTATATTTTTCTTCTGTAGCCCTGTTTTACCTATGTGCCTGAACAATGTGGCTGTGTATATTATGACACAAAGTATCTGAATATGGTTGTAGAATGGCAGTTTGAAACTGCGGCGAGCTTACTTGCAGCACCACATTCGTCTTCTTGTTTTCTTTTCTCCCTGCAAAATGGTGTTGGCGGTGAATTCAGCACACCTAGAAAGGGTAGCATTATCTACGAAATCAGCCGATGTTTCTGAATGATAATAGCCATCGATCACAAGGTCGTCGGCAGATCGTCTTTCAAATTGTCGTGTGCAGAGTAATTTCGATGATAATATGGCCTCATCTGATGAGACACGACTCAGGGAAAGAGAACAGCAGAGTCAACATGGAACTGCCGCAGACATATTGGCAGGGCCGATCGTGCTTCCAGATTAATTATTATTAGAGGAGCTTATGGGCACATTTTTCATCGAAGTGGTCGTGCCGGAGTGGTTATCGGGCATGACTAGAAATCATGTGGGCTTTGCCCGCGCAGGTTCGAATCCTGCCGACCACGATGTTTTTGCCATATCTAAAGGGTCAAAGTATAGTAGATTTGCAAGCATTTTTCCCCTTTGCTTTCTTGCAATAAAGAAATGTATATCATATATCGTGGCCATGATTTAAATTTTTTTGCCATTTTTCTGTAGGGTCAAAGTATAGTAGATTTGCAAGCATTTTTCCCCTTTGCTTTCTTGCAATAAAGAAATGTATATCATATATCGTGGCCATGATTTAATTTTTTTTGCCATTTTTCTGTAGGGTGTAGAATTGTAAGCATTTTTCCACTTTACTTTCCTGCAACAAAGAAATGACCACCATCATCTCgacaaaagaaaaaagaaatgaTCACCATATAAAGTTCGAATCCTGTCGACCATGATTTTTTGCCATTTCTCTAGAGGGTCAAAGTATAGTAGTTTTGCGAGCATTTTTTCCCTTTACTTCACGATTTTTTTGCCATTTTTCTGTAGGGTCAAGTTATAGTAGAATGGTAAGCATGTTTCCACTTTACTTTCCTGCAACAAAGAAATGATCACCATCATCTcgaaagaagaaaaaagaaatgACCGCCGTCATCtcgaaaaaagaaaaaaagaaatgaTCACCATATAAAGTTCGAATCCTGTCGACCATGATTTTTTGCCATTTGTCTAGAGGGTCAAAGTATAGTAGATTTGCAAGCATTTTTCCCCTTTGCTTTCTTGCAATAAAGAAATGTATATCATATATCGTGGCCATGATTTAAATTTTTTTGCCATTTTTCTGTAGGGTCAAAGTATAGTAGATTTGCAAGCATTTTTCCCCTTTGCTTTCTTGCAATAAAGAAATGTATATCATATATCGTGGCCATGATTTAATTTTTTTTGCCATTTTTCTGTAGGGTGTAGAATTGTAAGCATTTTTCCACTTTACTTTCCTGCAACAAAGAAATGACCACCATCATCTCgacaaaagaaaaaagaaatgaTCACCATATAAAGTTCGAATCCTGTCGACCATGATTTTTTGCCATTTCTCTAGAGGGTCAAAGTATAGTAGTTTTGCAAGCATTTTTTCCCTTTACTTCACGATTTTTTTGCCATTTTTCTGTAGGGTCAAGTTATAGTAGAATGGTAAGCATGTTTCCACTTTACTTTCCTGCAACAAAGAAATGATCACCATCATCTcgaaagaagaaaaaagaaatgACCGCCGTCATCtcgaaaaaagaaaaaaagaaatgaTCACCATATAAAGTTCGAATCCTCTCGACCATGATTTTTTGCCATTTGTCTAGAGGGTCAAAGTATAGTAGATTTGCAAGCATTTtttccctttactttcttgcaataAAGAAATGTAAATCATATATGGTGGCCACAATTTTTTTTGCCATTTTTCTGTAGTGTCAAGTTATAGTGGAATCGTAAGCATTTTTTCACTTTACTTTCCTGCAACAAAGAAATGATCACCGTCGtctcaaaaaaataaaaaagaaatgaTCACCATATATCGTGTTTCTATTTCTCTAGAGGGTCAAAGTATAGTAGATTTGAATGATGGTGATTACAAGAACCCCGGTAACATAATTTGAATGACATAGCTTGTTTGAATCCTGCTGACCACGTTTTTTCCAGGAGGGTCAAATTATAGTAGATGTGCAAGCATTTCCCCCCTCTTTACTTCTCCGCAACAGAGAAATAAACACCATATATCGTGTTTCACAAAATGTAGTAATTGGCAAAGCAGGTTATTATCCGGTGCTGGGAGGATCACTTATCCAGTCATCATCAACTCATATACCTTATTTCATGTTCTTTTATGGACTCCTAATCGGGGTCAATAAGAGGATGTTTTTTATACGACCAGACTGCTATGGCCTGGAGAAAGAGGATAAGAAAAAAAATCATCCTGTAAAATGGTCTGAGGTGTGCAGAGCTAAATACATGACAGTGGGGACTAGGAATTCAAAACCTAGCTTTGATGAATAAAGCTTTGTTGTGTAAACGGTGGTGGAAACTGTTTAACATTGAGGGGCTTTAGGGCAGCAAATGCTAATAAATAAATATCAAAATAATAAATGTCTTGCTAGAATTAAGAAAAAGCAGGGGGATCCACAGTTTTGGTGTGAGCTGATTAAGCATCAGGGTCATTTTCTGTCTTTCTGCAAATTTGTAGTTGGGGGGGGTGGCAAAAATGTAAGATTCAATGAGGATAGATGGGTTGGGGGGAAATCCCTTAAGGAGAATTTCCCTAGACTTTGTAACATGTGTTTTGACAAAAGTAAGTCTATTGGTGAGATATTGGGTAAAGGGCTTGATGATGTACAGTTTAGAAGAACACATTATGGGGATTCTCTTGAACTTTGGAAGAGGTGTGTGTTGTAGTGACTTTAGCGGATCAAAAAGATAGGATCCAATGGACCTTAACCAAAAATGGTATAGACACTATTAAATCATATTACAAACACTTGATTGAGAATGGAATGAGATATCCACATGATTTTTTGTGGAAATCGAAATACCCCCTAGAGTTAAAGTGTTTCTTTGGCTAGTTCTTCGAAATAGTATCCTTATAAAAGACAATCTGTTTAGAACAGGATGGTCTAGGGACAAGAAATGTCCTTTTTGTGACTGAGATGAGAACACTACTCATCTGCTTTTTGATTGTTCTGCAGACAGACTGCTACAGAATATTATGAAATGTGCTTTTGATTTACCTATTAGTATTCAAAACACGTTTGATGTGTGGCAGAAGCAATTTAGTAAAAATGGTAGAAATTTCGCAGTTACTGTGATATCTTTGGTATTTTCAGCAATATAGAAGTTAAGAAATGGGGTGATTTAAAAAAACAAGGTTGCTGACTTTTGTGTTCCTGTTAATCTGGCAGTTAAAATGCTCCATGATTGGTTTGTTTTGCAGACAAACCCAGAAAGACGAATGGTGTTAAAGTGGGGCGTAAGAAGGGTTGAAATGATCGTTGGGGAAAGTTTTCAAAGTTGCGCACTGATGGAGGACCTCACTTCGGATCACGGCTGGCTGAAGGGGGGGTCTGTTCTACCCAGATGGAGCTTTGGTTGATCTCTCCCAGTTTTTTGCTTTGCATTTAGAACTATCTGTGTAAGAACTTTTGGCTGGTGTTAGCTGGTCTATAAATAAAGTATGATCGTCCTGGAGATTCCGACATGTGGTTGTCCTAGGATGGATTTGTTATGTTGGCACTAAAACCTTATTAGCTTGCTCTAGGCTTTGTGGCAGTTTGCTGTTTTAGCCTTTTTGTGGTTTCGATGGATAGTTGGGGATAGGCTGGCTGAAGCCATCTTCAAACCATGCATCATTTACCTTTTTTAGTTTTCTGTTGCTGGTAGTTTTTTTAGGGAAGATGTTATGGTTTCTGATAAATGATAATCAAAGAGGGAGCTCTCTTTTCTCAAAACGAAAATAAAAAATATATTGTGTTTCTTTGTTGTGATTACAAGAAACCCCGATACATGGTTTGAATGAACATAACTCGTTCGAATCCTGCTCATCACGTTTTTTAAGAGGGTAAACTTATAAGAGATAGTTGGGCAAGCATTTTTTCTCTTTACTTTCCCACAACGGAGGAATAAACGTCATATATTGTGTTTTTTTGTTGTGATTACAAGAAACACACACTCATGCAGCTCCGACACACAGTCTTTTTAGCTGAATGACATAGTTCAAGGTAAACATTTTTTCTCATTAAGAGTCTTGGCTAATCTGACCCCCTATACGCCCGCAGGTGCGTTCGCGGATAGCACCCGCCAGCCTCTCATATCTTATGCCCGACATCCACACATTATAAAGCTGGACTCTCGAATCCATGTAAATTCATGCACATTCATCATACACGTCAATGTCAGACGTAAATAATAAATGTTGGTACCGAAAGTACATAGGTTGACATAATTTTTTCAAGTGCACAACTCAAATGGTAGCTCATTGATTTCCATTGTGGGTCCGCATATGCTCCACAAGATCATTGAGTAGTTGCGCATTCACCTGATGATCTCGAAGATTTTGATGCATCTGCAGGGAGTTCATAAGCTGAGGTGCATCTTGATCTCCCGGGATTTAAAGTTGTTCTTCAAGTGCTTCAAAATCATTGGTTTGCGCTACACCATCATCCTCATTCTCGACAAATCATATTGTGTAAAATAACACATGTCATGAGTTGCCACAGAGTTTTCGATTCTCACATCATTGCGGCTCCATGAACAATTCCTCAACGAGCTTGAAGCACTCCGAATGCCCCTCTCTACATCCTTCCTAGCCGCTTCTTGCATTAACGCAAAGTGGCTTTGTTTGTTTCCCTATAGTTTGAATATGATCTTCACAAACGCCCCCAGTAAGGACAGATGCTCCCATGTTTGTACTCACAGCCGTTGGCAGTATAGTTGCAAGGCGCCGATTCCCCATTGCAAAGCCTCCTGAAAATCATAGATCGTTGAAGCACATTGATGCCGTTGTGAGATCTTGCCATTccaaagaaagcatgccaaatcTATAAAGTCATGTGACGCCACCGCTTCTAGTATGATGGCGGTCCTCTTTGGTGCGAGCTTGATACATTCCCCATAAACCTTTGGGGTAGTTCTTTCATTGGTAATGCATGCAATCAATTGACCCGAGCATTTCTAGAAACCTTCTGGCCTCTCCAATAGCCAACAACCTTACTGTTGCTTGCACATTTGGTTCTCTCAGATACTCCGCTCCAAACACCACCTGCGCACCACGGCGCGGGCAAACTTGATAGTAGTCTTCAGGCATGTGCTCTCCCCATCCTGACCATCTCACCAACGACATCTGCGACAGTACCAAGTGCAAGCATTCTCAGAGTAGCCGTGCACTTCTGCTTAGCAGAGGAAGAAATTTGGCCACAACAATCCCTTTTGAGCTTAAAGTAGTCATCGTGTGCCTCCACTCCCTCCATAATGCGCAAGAACAATGGTTGCCGCATGAGGAAACAACGATGAAACCATGGATCATCCGTGAAAGTTGGGTTCAGAGCAAAATAGTCCTTCTGCAATAGCCATGCTCTGGACACCCTATCCCGATTGATCACTCGTCTCCCTTTGATTGAGCCCTTGAAGTTGAGAATGTGCTCCACCCGCCAGTCCATTTCTTCTTGCATGCTCATGAGCATGATCATGTCCACTTATTCGTCCGAACCCGAGGAATCGAAGACCTCATCTTGAATCATTTGATCAAGCTCTGTCGGTCCATACTTCTCGTCCGATGAAACATCGGAATTCATCGTTTTCCCTACTAAAATCACAAAAAACCCGGTCAAAGAATATGTTAGACACACAGAGCGTAAGGTGGGGCCGAGAGGACAACCGTGCCAGTGCTGGAGGCGCGGAGGCTAGGAACGGTTGAGGAGCACGTGCGGCGGCGGAGTGGCGAGACGAACGtcgatgaggaggaagaagagaggagaTAGCAAATGGACCCGGTAAGTAATGGGTGGATTTGGTGCTTTTCCAGgtgggggcgggcacgcccgggCGTCCCTATATCCGCCTCATATTTAAGTTGAACTAGATGATGCCCCGCACATTGTTGCAGGAATCTTTTGCAATGTTTCAATGAGATTTGGTTATATCGAACATCAATACTTGAAACAATTGTTTTTTTAAAGTATATAAGAATTAAATGTAAATAGCATAATAGAATGGAATTTGACATGCATGCATGTTGAAGTGGATTTTTACTATGCATAGTTGCATGTTGAGGTGGGCATTTTTTTATGCATGTTGAATGGTGAGGTGGCAtacttgcatgttgagagaaatatgtTAATGgaggctagctatttagatatagaagatatGAGGGGTACTAGTCAGCCCTGCCATTTGAGACTCGTTAAGGCGCTTGTCTGGGTCGTATTTTCATGACCAGTTAGTGACCGGACCTTCTGACCGGGCGTTTGAGTCGGATATAGGGCGCCCGTGGATGCTCTAATTTCCTTCAACAAAGGGATGATCAGCATGTACTAGCATGTTTCTTTGTTGCGAGAGGACAGGGAGCTCCGGACGCATGGCAGTATGGGAATGGGGGCACGGCAGAGCATAGAAGCGTGCCCGGTTCCGCTGGACTAGGTTGCCCGATCAACGCTAGGCAGTTCCTGGTCCCAGGCCTCGCGGAGCCCCGTTTCCCCATCGGGGCAGGCAGGTGATACGCAGTAACGCAGATCGCGTGGTCGCACTGCACGGAACGGGCTGTCGTCGGGCCTGTACACCGCAGCGCGCCAGCGCGCACATGCGGCGCCGGAAGCCGTCAGACGTCACGCGAACGACCGCGACGCGACCCGACCCGCCCGCCACGCGGCGACGGGCCAGGCGACACTTGGCTCTGCCGCCCCGCGCGGCCTCGACCGGAAACGGCCGCTCCCCACCTGAACCCCGACGCTCCTCCGCCCCACTCAACCCcgcggctctcgctcgctcgacTCCTCCCCTTCACCTCCCGGGGCGCATTAACACCTTCCTAATCAGTTTCCCCTTCGCATCCCCGCACCAATCCGCGCCGCGTTCCAATCCATTTCCGCCCCCTCCAATCATCCCCAAACCCTACCCGCCGTCGCGCCGCCCGCtgaccgccgccgcccgcccgcccgccgcGCGGGGGCAGGGAGGCAGGGAGGAGGAGAAGATGGGCCGGTGGGGGATGAAGCTCGGCGACATGGCCGAGTTCCAGTGCTTCGTCTGCAAGGACGCCGGCGACGTCCGCGTCTGCGACTCCAGGTGagcgccgcccctcgccgcgccCCAGGGTTTTCTCCATCCTCTGTTCCGCGGGAGACCCGCGCCGCGTCGGCGGCCGGCGAATCGCCCGGTCATAATCGTCGCTGAATATTAATTGCCCTGCCGTGCCGCCTTTCAGGAACTGCCTCAAGAGCTACCACCCGTGCTGCGTGGGGAAGGAGGACGACTTCATTGATTCCAGTGAGCAATACGTTTGTGGTAAGCGCTTACGCATAATGATTCCCAGTTGTTTCATCATGCGTGACTGCCGTGGGAATCGGCACTGCATCTGTGCAGTTGTTATGCTGCGTGCTCGTATCCAATTACTCATTCCTTGACTCCAAGGACCAATACATATACATTCGTGGTGGGCGTTTATGCTTACTCATACCTAGCTGTTTTACCATGCATGCCTGCTACTGGAATTGACGCTACATCGTGCACCTGTTTTCTGCGTGCTCAAATTCAGTTACTCGTTCCTTGGTCACGGCGGAGGATCCTATATCATATATCGTGCATGTGTGTGAAATCCCTGTTGTTCATGTCCCTGTCCTTTCCTTCCATGAAAAAGAAAATACTGTTGGATGCTCATCCTTTTAGAACATATGCTTTATCATTGTTCCAGCATCATGCAGCATGATGGCAAGGCAAACTGCGTTCCAGCAATGCAATATCTCCAACTGGAAACTTTGCAGGCATAAGCAGATCATGTTACAACGGAAGCTCATATTCTTGGTGTCCACTTTACAGTCTTGATTGTTACCATATATAGCTTGAATTTATCAAATGCTTCTTTTACTTCTGTCCTGTAAAATAATGACATTGGTGCTTTCGCCTAATTTTAACCATTTTCAGATTGGCACAAATGTGCTAAATGCGGAAGTGATGCACTCTATTTATGCTTGTGCTGTCCAAGTTCCTCTACTTGTGGAGACTGCTTTGGAAAAATtgatttcatcccagtgaagcaGAGCAACGAATTCAGCATGGGATTCTGCCGCAGCTGTTTTAATATGGCAGTAGCGACTGAGAAAGATGACCGTGAAGAGGTAATATGCATGCCCCAGGCCCATTTTTGAATTACAGTAACGAGCTTCCATTTCAAAGTGGTACTCAAGTTCCAATTAGCACGCATGCTATTCCATTAGTTGTcacccccctcccccatcccccCAAAAATTAACAGCCTTGTTGCTTACCATAAAGCTATTCACCATATATTTACCTGCAAGTTGCCCACCTGCACTTGTGTTGGATTTCTTAGTAGATAGAAGTCAGGCTGGTTTAAATAAAAACGCCAGTTTACTCATCCAAtatgttttttttccttttgtcTTTTTGTGACAAGAGTTCATGTGCATCTCCAGGCAAAGGTTGCTTTCGGAGGTACCCCGGAGAACTATGAAATATTGTTTAAAGATTACTGGTCAGTACTTAATGACAAGGAGCGTTTTACATTGCTCGACTTGCAAATCGCAAGTATTCGTCATAAAAGAAGCCTACAGTGTAAAGAAGGGAATGATTCGAATGAGTATCACAAGACAGATGGAAAGCCATTGGGTGACAATGATGGTGCTGGGCCATCATCTCTTCTTGACACAATGGACAAACCAAATGAAGTGCAAGCTACTCTGAAGAGAAAGAAGCTGGAGAAGAAAACATATGTTGGGTGGGCTTCAAAAGAGCTAACAGAATTCCTATCATGTATTGGTAAGGATACAAGCACGCCTCTTGACCATTTCAAAGTTGCTGAAGTTGTTAGGGAGTATGTTCGACAGAAAAATCTACATCTACATGATAAGAAGAAGAAATCTGTCATGTGTGATGAGAACCTGCATTCTTTATTTAACAAAAAGAAAATTAAGTACAACATGATCCATAGCCTGGTGGAAATGCATCTTTCTGCAAATGCAATTTCAGAGGATGAAAGTGATGGATCTGTGGATGATACTGGTTACACGGTGAAAAAGAAGCCTCGGAATAGTTTGGAGCCAAAAATTCCTAAGAGTGTTTCAGGAATAGACCCAATAATTCCTAAGAGTGTTTCAGGAACAAACAAGAATTGTCTTGCCGCTCTCAATCCGAATAACCTGAATCTGATTTATCTGAGAAGAACCTTAGTTGTAAAACTTCTGACTGAGCTAGACACATTTGAACAGAAGGTTATTGGTTGTTTGGTCAGAGTGAAGAATGATCTCAAGAGTTATACTTATATGATGACTAAGAAATATTACCAGATTGGACTAGTTACAGGTAATGTCCAGTTGAATCCACTCGTCTTCTGATGATCCTGCTAATTTTTTCCCATTCTAAGGGAGGCCTTAATTTTCTCACCCCATGAAAACATCCATAACAGGCATTAAGAAATCTTCAGAAGAATACAAGATTAAGAATACATTTACAGATGTTCTTTTATGTGTTTCCGGTATGTGGGATGATGTCAAGATCTCGATGCTATCAGAAGAGGACTTTGAGGAGGTATGTTTTGTTCACTCCAGTAGGATTTATTTTAGCATTGGCCTGGTCACCTACTCCAAATACAGCCTTCTTTTTGAACTGGCCTGGTCAAATAATTCTCTTTTATTCTTGATAACAGGATGAGTGCAATGATCTTCTGAAGTCGGCCAAGAAAGAGCTCTTCAAAAGGCCTACTGTTGTAAGTTTTCTTTTTTAACTGCAATGTTTGCGCTCCTTGTGCTATGCGTCTGTAGTCAAATTGGTCTAGGCATTTATCTCTCTTTCTTCTCTGTTCCCATTTGATGCTTCCATGACTAACAAATAATACTTGAGGAGGAAGATCAGGCCTACATTATTTAGTCATAACTCATAAGGTAGGGATTTGTTTTCAAGGAATTGACTGTCGGTAGTCCTTTTGGATACTGCTCCCTCCGTCTCAATATGTAAGACATTTTCTGATACTCCCTTTGTATCAAAAAACGCCTAACATAGTTACATTttgagacagagggagtatttcTGTAACTGAGATTATGTAGGATAGAAAATGTTGAGTGTCTCGTCAGGAAACTCCTGTGTTTGTTAATACCTAATCATTGATGTATTTAGTCTACTCCTTTTGGTTATAAAATAAATGTCATTCTGGGCAGTAAGTTCTCCAAATACACTTTGGATTAGCAGCTTCTCCTGTAACAATTGTAGAACCAGATTAAAATACAAATTATGAAGTATTCTTGAGATAGATCTGCCCATATGATTTTCCTGAAATGAAATCAATGTAAGTATTTTAATATTCACGACTACATTCTTGGCCAAAATTTAGACTCCACATGTCCCAAGTTGTCACTCTTTGATTGGAGGGGGTAATGTAGAAAGTGCACATGAGATCAGACAGCAAATATTTTGGTACCGTACAAGCCAGCTTGTTAATTTTGTGCTTTTTAGTTTCTGATATATTGAAAATGTTTGAAGGGCTTATTCTTTATCCCTTTTTAGTGTCATTCAGTCTCCTGTTTTACTTTAGCCTTTTAAAACATTCGTGTGCTTCTCTTAATGCTCAGGTTTGTGCTTTTTCCTTTTTGACAGGCTGAGTTAGAGGAAAAAGCGGCAAGTGTACATGCAGACATAGTAAATCATGTAAGTGCACTCTGATCACTTCAATTTGGAACTTTATTGTGGTAAATATTGAATGAAAATACATATAAATGGGAAATTTTTTATAACTAATTTGTTATCTGAAGCAATATAGAAAGAGGCCAGCTGATTATAAATCTTTTTGAGTAAGATAGTGCATGACTCAGCAAAAGATTCTTATGTACTCTTTTAAGTCTTAACTTTAACTGCATAAAGGAGTATCACACTTTCAACCTTGGCCTGTGTTAGAACTTGTATATATTTACCAGTAGTTGTTTTGTCTTTGTCCTTAGTTTGATATTTGAAGTcttctactccctctgtccgggtTTATTGGGCCCTTGAGCACAAGAACCCCGTCCGTTTTTACTAGGCCCCATTGGTGATTGTGTACAAATTTCTGCTTTGAATTAATTGCCGAGGCATAAAGAAGGATGCCAAAGGCCGGAGTCTGCGCTACACATGCGTAGCTGCGCGTGCGTGAGCATGCATCCATCCGCATCATTGGAGGAGAGTTGGTGGGCTCGTAGCTGCATGCCTAGTCAGCAGTAATTGACATGCCAAACGAGGCACTAACTAGCAGCAGGAGGTATTAATGCCTTAAAAAAGCCACACATAATTACTTGCTACCTTGGTCCTGCTGATTTGGTCTAGGCCTAATAAACCCGGGCGGAGGAAGTAGTATTAGAAGTTTAGGGTAGACTTGTTCATGCTCAGCTGAGTCGGTCTGGACTGTTTTTTTGACACCTGAACAGTTTCGGCCTTCTCCATATCCTGATAAAGGTAAAATGtaatagacagatattgtattaAGAAGATTATGAATGCAATATTCTTCCCTGAAAATCAACCAATGTTTTTAGTGTGGACATGACCTTTTAAGATCAGGCTTTAGGTCCGGCGCTGGAATGACCTCTAGCTAGGTGGTTGGATATCATTTTTCCTAAGTTGGCTGGATTTAATGGCGTACTCATGGGTTATTAGATTTTCCCAACCATTCTTCAAAAGGAAACTTTTTAGATGTTTTTAGTAGAATGCTACCTTGATTGCATGCTTGCTTATGTTTGTTATATAGATACCATATGGAGCTTGAAAGAGAAAATCTGGGTTCTCATGAAACTGAATAGTAGTGCTCCCTACTAATACATATCGTTTCTTTCTCGATATCCATATGCTTCTACGCAATAATTGGCAAAGTTGCCTTTTTTTTTCCTTTAGTGGTTTGATAAGGAGCTTCGAAAATTGGAAATGGAGTTGGAACGAGCGCGTGAGAAGGGGTGGCGTCAGGAATATCCTTTCCAGATTGACTGTATTGATCATGCAGCAGTAACTTGCCATGCTTGTGATTTGTAGTTGTGTATAATTTTTCATATTATTTTACTATCGTGTATTGCCAGCCTACGACTTAATGCACAGGAAAGAAACTTTGTGTGGTTCTTTTTTCCTTGACCAATTCTTACTATCCATGACATAAGTTGTCAGAAAATGCTTCTAAGCACACCAGAAGAAAGACAGCGCCGTCTTGAGGCGACCCCGGAAGTTATTCCAGATGCTGAAGGGGAGAGTAAAGAAACTGGGATTGAATCAGCAGTGAACATTCCTTTTCAAGGGAATCGAGGTACAAATGTAAATATATAATACTCcttccgtcccaaaataagtgactcaactttgtactgaCTTTGGACTAAAGTTAttacaaagttgagtcacttattttgggatggagggagtagttgttTTTCTCTTTCATTCTAAAAGCTTTATATTCATAATGCTGCCAAATATGTTCAAAGCAGGAGAAAGACAGCAACGTCTTGAGGTGATCCCCGAAGTTATTCCAGATGCAGAAGAAGGGAGTAAAGAAACTGAGATTGAATCAGCAGCAAGGAGCCCTTTTCAAGGGAGTCGAGGTACAAACGCTTGAAATTTCTGTTCTTAATTA from Triticum urartu cultivar G1812 chromosome 3, Tu2.1, whole genome shotgun sequence encodes:
- the LOC125545578 gene encoding uncharacterized protein At5g08430-like isoform X8, whose translation is MRRRKPSDVTRTTATRPDPPATRRRARRHLALPPRAASTGNGRSPPEPRRSSAPLNPAALARSTPPLHLPGRINTFLISFPFASPHQSAPRSNPFPPPPIIPKPYPPSRRPLTAAARPPAARGQGGREEEKMGRWGMKLGDMAEFQCFVCKDAGDVRVCDSRNCLKSYHPCCVGKEDDFIDSSEQYVCDWHKCAKCGSDALYLCLCCPSSSTCGDCFGKIDFIPVKQSNEFSMGFCRSCFNMAVATEKDDREEAKVAFGGTPENYEILFKDYWSVLNDKERFTLLDLQIASIRHKRSLQCKEGNDSNEYHKTDGKPLGDNDGAGPSSLLDTMDKPNEVQATLKRKKLEKKTYVGWASKELTEFLSCIGKDTSTPLDHFKVAEVVREYVRQKNLHLHDKKKKSVMCDENLHSLFNKKKIKYNMIHSLVEMHLSANAISEDESDGSVDDTGYTVKKKPRNSLEPKIPKSVSGIDPIIPKSVSGTNKNCLAALNPNNLNLIYLRRTLVVKLLTELDTFEQKVIGCLVRVKNDLKSYTYMMTKKYYQIGLVTGIKKSSEEYKIKNTFTDVLLCVSGMWDDVKISMLSEEDFEEDECNDLLKSAKKELFKRPTVAELEEKAASVHADIVNHWFDKELRKLEMELERAREKGWRQDIHDISCQKMLLSTPEERQRRLEATPEVIPDAEGESKETGIESAVNIPFQGNRAGERQQRLEVIPEVIPDAEEGSKETEIESAARSPFQGSRGVIQTVADPLEVGIDESLEGASLRHDAACEVVFEAAGKALCNGGTPGPGLHTQLNKAAGKALCNGGTPGPGLHTQLNTVTGVIDIDNEDDGNGPSHHTGGDKEYVIDLVSDDDEDVHMEQREPERAKCDGPVAVNGIAAHAHDGPEAVNGVTVPTVHASNGLDGNTGPACSTSQAMVRDPVTVNGTGKSDQGWMYIDPQGREHGPYPMAQMREWQQSGYFPEGFRVWRAGRSRRGRASMLLIDAMRLH
- the LOC125545578 gene encoding zinc finger CCCH domain-containing protein 44-like isoform X2, whose product is MRRRKPSDVTRTTATRPDPPATRRRARRHLALPPRAASTGNGRSPPEPRRSSAPLNPAALARSTPPLHLPGRINTFLISFPFASPHQSAPRSNPFPPPPIIPKPYPPSRRPLTAAARPPAARGQGGREEEKMGRWGMKLGDMAEFQCFVCKDAGDVRVCDSRNCLKSYHPCCVGKEDDFIDSSEQYVCDWHKCAKCGSDALYLCLCCPSSSTCGDCFGKIDFIPVKQSNEFSMGFCRSCFNMAVATEKDDREEAKVAFGGTPENYEILFKDYWSVLNDKERFTLLDLQIASIRHKRSLQCKEGNDSNEYHKTDGKPLGDNDGAGPSSLLDTMDKPNEVQATLKRKKLEKKTYVGWASKELTEFLSCIGKDTSTPLDHFKVAEVVREYVRQKNLHLHDKKKKSVMCDENLHSLFNKKKIKYNMIHSLVEMHLSANAISEDESDGSVDDTGYTVKKKPRNSLEPKIPKSVSGIDPIIPKSVSGTNKNCLAALNPNNLNLIYLRRTLVVKLLTELDTFEQKVIGCLVRVKNDLKSYTYMMTKKYYQIGLVTGIKKSSEEYKIKNTFTDVLLCVSGMWDDVKISMLSEEDFEEDECNDLLKSAKKELFKRPTVAELEEKAASVHADIVNHWFDKELRKLEMELERAREKGWRQDIHDISCQKMLLSTPEERQRRLEATPEVIPDAEGESKETGIESAVNIPFQGNRGERQQRLEVIPEVIPDAEEGSKETEIESAARSPFQGSRGVIQTVADPLEVGIDESLEGASLRHDAACEVVFEAAGKALCNGGTPGPGLHTQLNKAAGKALCSGGTPGPGLHTPLNTAAGKALCNGGTPGPGLHTQLNTAAGKTLCNGGTPVPGLHTPLNEVTGVIDIDNEDDGNGPSHHTGGDKEYVIDLVSDDDEDVHMEQREPERAKCDGPVAVNGIAAHAHDGPEAVNGVTVPTVHASNGLDGNTGPACSTSQAMVRDPVTVNGTGKSDQGWMYIDPQGREHGPYPMAQMREWQQSGYFPEGFRVWRAGRSRRGRASMLLIDAMRLH